From the Cohaesibacter sp. ES.047 genome, the window GGAATGTAGGGCACTCCGGTGGATCACTCACATTTCTTTTCACTAGCGCCGATCCTCCTTCTTTATCTGACATCGATATCTTGGCAAACTTTGCCAAGATATGATATATAACAGCATTGGAGGTTCTCTGATGGCAACAATGAATGTATCGCTCCCGGAGCCCATGAAGGATTGGGTGACTGAGCAAACCGCTGACGGGCGGTATAGCAATGCTAGCGACTATGTGCGCGATCTCATTCGCCGCGATCAGGCGAGAACACAGAAGATCGCTGCAATGCAAAGCCATGTGGATGCAGGTTTGGCAAGCGGTGTCAGTTCTTCCTCAATGGAAGACATTAGACAGATGGCACGAACAAAAGCAGGCCTGACCGCCTCCAAAAATGAGCTATAGACTATCGCAGAAAGCTCAAGATGAGATCATAGGGGCGCGTCGCAAAGTTTCAATCAGGCCCTGTTTGTGCTGTGATCAGCGTCATTTTCATGCTTCGTTAACTTTTTGAAGTCCAAAGAGGAGAGCAATGAGATCATTCTGTTCGCGAACGGTCCATGTCTCCGCGAAGTCGAAGCCCTTCTTAAGCCACAGCATGGCTTCGAAACCAGCGATGGTTCGTCTCGCAGCATGGAAGGATCGGAAACCACCAATCCTGGGCATATTCTTCTTTACCCTGAAATGATCACTCTCAATACGCTGCTGCAGATGCTTGGTAACATAATGGACTGGGTCCGGCCGCAGGTGGCCTTTGTCGACCGATTGTTTGATCGTTGACGGGAATGTGTTGGCACCGTCAGTGCCGATCTTGCCCGGCGACAGGAGCGGCTCATCCTTGAGCATTTTGTTGAAGAAACGCTTTGCTGCATCAAGATCTCTATTGGCGGTGAGCAGAAAATCCACGGGAT encodes:
- a CDS encoding type II toxin-antitoxin system ParD family antitoxin, with product MATMNVSLPEPMKDWVTEQTADGRYSNASDYVRDLIRRDQARTQKIAAMQSHVDAGLASGVSSSSMEDIRQMARTKAGLTASKNEL
- a CDS encoding IS6 family transposase, whose translation is MILNAIAEKLKRKSKDDFKGRQFEAWLIIQAVSWYLRYPLSYRDLEEMFLERGFEVDHSTINRWVLTYAPLIEKRLRRFRKPHCGSIRVDETYIKVRGKWKYLYRAIDKHGNPVDFLLTANRDLDAAKRFFNKMLKDEPLLSPGKIGTDGANTFPSTIKQSVDKGHLRPDPVHYVTKHLQQRIESDHFRVKKNMPRIGGFRSFHAARRTIAGFEAMLWLKKGFDFAETWTVREQNDLIALLFGLQKVNEA